In Cupriavidus basilensis, one genomic interval encodes:
- the lpxC gene encoding UDP-3-O-acyl-N-acetylglucosamine deacetylase, translating into MLKQRTIKSLVKTVGIGLHSGRKVTLTLRPAPVDTGIVFTRVDLPEAVEIVASASAIGDTRLASVLQKDGARVSTVEHLMSACAGLGIDNLYVDVDAEEIPIMDGSAASFVFLLQSAEIEQQSAPKRFIRVKKAVEVREGDKLARLEPFFGFKLAFTIDFRHPAVDKTGQTFAIDFADTSYVREIARARTFGFAHEVEALREMGLARGGSLDNAIVLDEHRMLNNEELRYGDEFVRHKILDAIGDLYVVGHPLIGAYIANKSGHGLNNQLLRALLADQEAYEMVTFERVEDAPPAFLPQLAPAFA; encoded by the coding sequence ATGCTAAAACAGCGCACCATCAAATCCCTGGTCAAGACCGTTGGCATTGGCTTGCACTCGGGCCGTAAAGTGACGCTGACGCTGCGCCCGGCCCCGGTGGATACCGGCATCGTATTCACCCGCGTCGACCTGCCCGAAGCGGTCGAAATCGTCGCGAGCGCGTCAGCCATTGGCGACACGCGCCTGGCGTCGGTCCTGCAGAAGGATGGCGCGCGCGTCTCGACCGTTGAGCATTTGATGTCCGCCTGCGCGGGCCTTGGCATCGACAACCTGTATGTGGATGTCGACGCCGAAGAAATCCCCATCATGGACGGCAGCGCCGCGTCTTTCGTCTTCCTGCTGCAGTCAGCCGAGATCGAGCAGCAATCGGCGCCCAAGCGTTTCATCCGCGTGAAGAAAGCCGTGGAAGTGCGTGAAGGCGACAAGCTGGCGCGGCTGGAGCCCTTCTTTGGCTTCAAGCTGGCGTTCACCATCGATTTCCGCCATCCCGCGGTGGACAAGACCGGCCAGACCTTCGCCATCGACTTCGCCGACACCAGCTATGTGCGCGAAATCGCCCGCGCCCGCACCTTCGGCTTTGCCCATGAAGTGGAAGCCCTGCGCGAGATGGGCCTGGCGCGCGGCGGCAGCCTGGACAACGCGATCGTGCTCGACGAGCACCGCATGCTGAATAACGAAGAGCTGCGCTACGGCGACGAGTTCGTGCGCCACAAGATCCTGGATGCGATCGGCGACCTGTACGTGGTCGGGCATCCGCTGATTGGTGCGTATATCGCCAACAAGTCCGGGCACGGCCTGAACAACCAGCTGTTGCGCGCGTTGCTGGCCGATCAGGAAGCCTACGAGATGGTGACGTTCGAGCGCGTCGAGGATGCACCGCCAGCGTTTCTGCC
- a CDS encoding peroxiredoxin, with amino-acid sequence MIAIGARVPDATLNEFFEVETGGCALGPNSFSVSELTRGRKIVVFGLPGAFTPTCSAKHVPGFVAQADALRAAGVDEIWCVSVNDAFVMGAWGREQKTGGRVRMMADGSAEWTRRLGLEQDLTARGMGIRSKRYAMVLDDGVVSHLWLEAPGEFKVSSAEAVLAALRA; translated from the coding sequence ATGATCGCGATTGGAGCGCGTGTGCCGGATGCCACGCTGAATGAGTTCTTCGAGGTCGAAACCGGCGGCTGCGCCCTTGGGCCTAATTCCTTCTCGGTGTCGGAACTCACGCGTGGCCGCAAGATCGTGGTGTTCGGCCTGCCTGGTGCCTTTACGCCGACCTGCTCCGCCAAGCATGTGCCGGGCTTTGTCGCGCAGGCAGACGCGCTGCGCGCAGCCGGCGTGGACGAGATCTGGTGTGTATCGGTCAACGATGCCTTTGTCATGGGCGCCTGGGGCCGGGAGCAGAAGACCGGCGGCCGTGTGCGCATGATGGCCGACGGCAGCGCCGAATGGACCCGCCGGCTGGGCCTGGAGCAAGACCTGACCGCACGCGGCATGGGCATACGCTCCAAGCGCTATGCCATGGTGCTTGACGATGGCGTGGTGTCCCATCTGTGGCTTGAAGCACCCGGCGAGTTCAAGGTCAGCAGCGCCGAAGCCGTGCTGGCTGCGTTGCGCGCGTAA
- the ftsZ gene encoding cell division protein FtsZ encodes MDFDMIETELQDGTIIKVIGVGGAGGNAVQHMISRGVQGVEFICMNTDAQALKRSSASRVLQLGNTGLGAGAKPEVGRNCADQAREQIADSLRGAHMVFITAGMGGGTGTGAAPVVAQVAKEMGILTVGVVSKPFEFEGARRAKVAEAGSGELESCVDSLIVVLNEKLFEVMGDDAEMDKCFQCADDVLHNAVAGIAEIINVDGLVNVDFEDVKTVMGEQGKAMMGTATVSGVDRARLAAEQAVASPLLEGVDLSGARGVLVNITASRSLKLSETKEVMNTIRSYAAEDATVIFGTVYDDAMGDALRVTVVATGLGRSAKKQQPMTLLKTGTDNMPVQMMGNMTSNVGVSHSSAPDYSNLDTPAVWRSSRESASAHVAALQEKGVDTYDIPAFLRKQAD; translated from the coding sequence ATGGACTTTGACATGATCGAAACGGAATTGCAGGACGGCACCATCATCAAGGTGATCGGCGTGGGCGGCGCGGGCGGTAACGCTGTGCAGCACATGATCAGCCGTGGCGTGCAAGGCGTCGAATTTATCTGCATGAACACCGATGCTCAGGCGCTCAAGCGCTCCAGCGCTTCGCGCGTGCTGCAGCTCGGCAACACCGGCCTGGGGGCCGGCGCCAAGCCGGAGGTCGGCCGTAACTGTGCAGATCAGGCGCGCGAGCAGATCGCCGACTCGCTGCGTGGTGCGCACATGGTCTTCATCACTGCCGGCATGGGCGGTGGCACCGGTACCGGCGCTGCCCCGGTCGTGGCCCAGGTTGCCAAGGAAATGGGCATCCTGACCGTGGGCGTGGTCAGCAAGCCCTTCGAGTTCGAAGGCGCGCGCCGCGCCAAGGTGGCAGAAGCTGGCTCGGGCGAGCTGGAGTCCTGCGTCGATTCGCTGATCGTTGTGCTCAACGAAAAGCTGTTCGAAGTGATGGGCGATGACGCCGAGATGGACAAGTGCTTCCAGTGCGCAGACGACGTGCTGCACAACGCGGTTGCCGGCATTGCCGAGATCATCAATGTCGATGGCCTGGTGAACGTCGACTTCGAAGACGTGAAGACGGTCATGGGCGAGCAGGGCAAGGCCATGATGGGCACGGCCACCGTGTCGGGCGTTGACCGCGCCCGCCTGGCTGCCGAGCAGGCTGTCGCCAGCCCGCTGCTGGAAGGCGTGGACCTGTCGGGCGCACGCGGCGTGCTGGTCAACATCACGGCCAGCCGCTCGCTCAAGCTGTCGGAAACCAAGGAAGTCATGAACACCATCCGCAGCTACGCCGCGGAAGATGCCACCGTGATCTTCGGCACGGTGTACGACGACGCCATGGGCGATGCACTGCGCGTGACCGTGGTGGCGACGGGCCTGGGCCGTTCGGCCAAGAAGCAACAGCCGATGACCTTGCTCAAGACCGGTACCGACAACATGCCGGTGCAGATGATGGGCAACATGACCAGCAATGTGGGCGTAAGCCACAGCAGCGCGCCGGACTACAGCAATCTGGACACGCCGGCGGTATGGCGCAGCTCGCGCGAGTCTGCATCCGCCCACGTGGCTGCGCTGCAGGAAAAGGGTGTGGATACGTACGACATCCCGGCCTTCCTGCGCAAGCAGGCGGACTGA
- the ftsA gene encoding cell division protein FtsA, with translation MSKEYKDLLVGLDIGTSKVAAVVAELRPDGSYEVIGMGQSESKGLKKGVVVNIEATVQSIQRALEEAELMADCKISEVFTGIAGSHIRSFNSSGMVAIKDKEVTQTDVARVIETAKAVNIPTDQQILHILTQEFIIDGQEDVREPIGMSGIRLEVKVHIVTGAVSAAQNIVKCVRRCGLEVHDLILQPLASSLAVLTEDEKELGVVLVDIGGGTTDIAIFSEGAIRHTAVIPIAGDQITNDIAMALRTPTPDAEDVKIQYGIAKQAIADPEDMIEVPGVGDRGTRSLSRQALAAVIEPRIEELYSLVHQVVRESGYEELLSSGVVITGGTAMMPGMVELGEDIFLKPVRVGVPEYRGNLHEVVKSPRYSTVMGLLLEGRVQRMRGRKVAVQSGSVKQVWTRMKEWFVGNF, from the coding sequence ATGAGCAAGGAATACAAGGACCTACTGGTCGGTCTCGATATCGGCACTTCCAAAGTGGCCGCGGTGGTGGCCGAGTTGCGCCCCGACGGCAGCTACGAAGTGATCGGGATGGGCCAGTCAGAGTCCAAGGGTCTGAAGAAAGGGGTCGTGGTCAATATCGAGGCCACCGTGCAGTCCATCCAGCGTGCGCTGGAGGAGGCTGAACTGATGGCCGACTGCAAGATCTCCGAGGTGTTTACGGGCATCGCCGGCAGCCATATCCGCAGCTTCAATTCCAGCGGCATGGTGGCGATCAAGGACAAGGAGGTCACCCAGACCGATGTGGCCCGGGTGATCGAGACCGCCAAGGCGGTCAATATCCCGACCGACCAGCAGATCCTGCACATCCTCACGCAGGAATTCATCATCGACGGCCAGGAGGACGTGCGCGAGCCGATCGGCATGAGCGGCATCCGCCTGGAAGTGAAGGTGCATATCGTCACCGGCGCGGTCAGCGCGGCGCAGAACATCGTCAAGTGCGTGCGCCGCTGCGGCCTTGAGGTGCACGACCTGATCCTGCAGCCGCTGGCTTCCAGCCTGGCGGTGCTGACCGAGGACGAGAAGGAACTCGGCGTGGTGCTGGTCGATATCGGTGGCGGCACCACCGATATCGCCATCTTCAGCGAAGGCGCGATCCGGCATACGGCCGTGATCCCCATCGCCGGCGACCAGATCACCAACGACATCGCCATGGCGCTGCGCACGCCCACGCCCGATGCCGAGGACGTCAAGATCCAGTACGGCATCGCCAAGCAGGCCATCGCCGACCCGGAAGACATGATCGAGGTCCCGGGCGTTGGCGACCGCGGCACGCGTTCGCTGTCGCGCCAGGCGCTGGCGGCCGTGATCGAGCCGCGTATCGAAGAGTTGTACTCGCTGGTGCACCAGGTAGTGCGCGAGTCGGGCTATGAGGAATTGCTGTCGTCGGGGGTCGTGATCACTGGCGGCACCGCGATGATGCCGGGCATGGTGGAGCTGGGCGAGGACATCTTCCTCAAGCCGGTTCGGGTCGGCGTGCCGGAATATCGCGGGAATTTGCACGAAGTCGTAAAGAGTCCGCGCTATTCGACCGTAATGGGACTACTGCTCGAAGGCCGTGTGCAGCGCATGCGCGGGCGCAAGGTGGCGGTGCAGAGCGGCTCGGTCAAGCAGGTGTGGACCCGCATGAAGGAATGGTTCGTCGGCAACTTCTGA
- a CDS encoding cell division protein FtsQ/DivIB produces the protein MWHNTRLLNLIASTLYALVAMMAFAAGLLWLAQRPVFAITHVELMAMEGGTLRHVNAPSVRANALGKLSGSFFTLDLNEARQIFESVPWVRRASVRREWPNGLAVEVEEHEALGTWGNADSGRLINTYGEVFVANPAEAEEDAQLLALDGPPDSEGDVVDKLEVMREWFKPLKVEPLAVTLSSRYAWRAKLSNGMVVELGREQNDEERDAMDQRVKRFVVAWPQVTEQWGKQIEYADLRYPNGFAIRAANVRFLTDAQAAAAAKARATGSSTSTSANTNTNASTNPNNNPTRLKSKNAEKNR, from the coding sequence ATGTGGCATAACACTCGCCTGCTTAACCTGATCGCCTCCACGCTCTATGCGCTGGTGGCGATGATGGCGTTCGCGGCCGGCTTGCTATGGCTGGCGCAGCGGCCGGTGTTTGCCATTACCCACGTCGAGCTGATGGCGATGGAAGGCGGCACCCTGCGCCATGTCAATGCGCCGAGCGTGCGCGCCAACGCGCTGGGCAAGCTGTCGGGGAGCTTTTTCACGCTCGACCTGAACGAGGCGCGCCAGATCTTCGAGTCGGTGCCTTGGGTGCGCCGTGCCAGCGTACGGCGCGAATGGCCCAACGGGCTGGCGGTCGAGGTCGAGGAGCACGAAGCCCTCGGTACGTGGGGCAATGCCGACAGTGGCCGCCTGATCAACACTTATGGTGAAGTTTTCGTCGCCAATCCGGCCGAAGCCGAGGAAGATGCCCAGTTGCTCGCACTCGATGGCCCGCCGGACAGCGAGGGCGACGTGGTGGACAAGCTCGAAGTCATGCGCGAGTGGTTCAAGCCGCTGAAGGTGGAGCCGCTGGCGGTGACGCTGTCGTCCCGCTACGCCTGGCGCGCCAAGCTCTCCAACGGCATGGTGGTGGAGCTTGGCCGTGAACAGAACGACGAGGAGCGCGACGCCATGGACCAGCGCGTCAAGCGCTTCGTGGTGGCTTGGCCCCAGGTCACGGAGCAGTGGGGCAAGCAGATCGAGTATGCGGACCTGCGATACCCCAACGGGTTCGCGATTCGCGCGGCCAACGTGCGTTTCCTGACCGATGCCCAGGCAGCGGCGGCGGCCAAGGCGAGAGCAACTGGTTCCAGTACGAGCACCAGCGCGAACACGAACACGAACGCCAGCACCAATCCGAACAACAATCCGACGCGACTCAAGAGCAAGAACGCGGAGAAAAACCGATGA
- a CDS encoding D-alanine--D-alanine ligase: MSFVAHPNIDPKALGKVGVLLGGRSAEREISLLSGNGVLAALRSRGVDAHAFDPGLQSVAELATAGFDRVFIALHGRYGEDGTIQGLLEQLGVPYTGSGVLASALAMDKQATKRLWTTHGLPTPRFAMLHADTDFDAVVADLGLPLIVKPAREGSSIGLTKVTEAGQMRAAFEKAAALDNDVIAETFIDGAELTCPIVGEGATAEALPVIRIVAPGANYDYQNKYFTDDTQYLCPSGLPADVEAEVRRLAVQSFRVLGCRGWARADVMLGADNKPYLLEMNTSPGMTGHSLVPMAARAVGISYEDFVMQVIAAATLDLHPSAAWKPD, from the coding sequence ATGAGCTTCGTCGCCCATCCCAATATCGATCCCAAGGCGCTGGGCAAGGTTGGCGTGCTGCTCGGCGGCCGCTCGGCCGAACGCGAGATCTCGCTGCTATCGGGCAACGGCGTGCTGGCAGCGCTGCGCTCGCGCGGCGTCGATGCCCATGCCTTCGATCCCGGCCTGCAGTCGGTGGCCGAACTGGCCACGGCTGGCTTTGACCGCGTCTTTATTGCCCTGCATGGCCGCTACGGCGAGGACGGCACCATCCAGGGCCTGCTCGAGCAACTCGGCGTGCCCTATACCGGCAGCGGCGTGCTGGCCTCGGCGCTGGCCATGGACAAGCAGGCCACCAAGCGCTTGTGGACCACGCACGGCCTGCCCACGCCGCGCTTCGCCATGCTGCACGCCGATACCGATTTCGATGCCGTGGTGGCCGACCTGGGCCTGCCCCTGATCGTCAAGCCGGCGCGCGAGGGCTCGTCCATCGGCCTGACCAAGGTGACCGAAGCCGGCCAGATGCGTGCCGCCTTCGAGAAGGCCGCGGCGCTGGACAACGACGTGATCGCCGAAACCTTTATCGACGGCGCGGAGCTGACCTGCCCGATCGTGGGGGAGGGCGCCACCGCCGAAGCGCTGCCGGTGATCCGCATCGTCGCTCCCGGCGCGAACTACGACTATCAAAACAAGTACTTTACTGACGATACCCAGTATCTGTGCCCGTCGGGCCTGCCGGCCGACGTGGAAGCCGAAGTCCGGCGCCTGGCGGTGCAATCCTTCCGCGTGCTGGGTTGCCGCGGCTGGGCGCGCGCCGACGTGATGCTCGGCGCCGACAACAAGCCTTACCTGCTCGAGATGAATACCTCGCCCGGCATGACCGGCCATTCGCTGGTGCCGATGGCGGCGCGCGCGGTGGGCATCAGCTACGAGGACTTCGTCATGCAGGTGATTGCCGCGGCCACGCTGGACCTGCATCCCAGCGCGGCCTGGAAACCCGATTGA
- the murC gene encoding UDP-N-acetylmuramate--L-alanine ligase, with the protein MKHIVKNIHFVGIGGAGMSGIAEVLLNLGYKVSGSDVGSNAATRRLASLGATVMHGHDAANVNGANAVVVSTAVTNDNPEVLAARAKRIPVVPRAVMLAELMRLKQGVAIAGTHGKTTTTSLVASVLAEGGLDPTFVIGGRLNSAGANARLGTGDFIVAEADESDASFLNLFPVIEVITNIDADHMDTYGHDFARLKQAFVEFTQRLPFYGIAVLCVDDPNVREIMPFVSKPIVRYGFAEDAQVRAVNARAVDGQMHFTVLRQLNGHAEAPLEVVLNLPGMHNIQNALAAIAIATELEVPDAAIVKALREFHGVGRRFQRYGEVACVGTNEQGEAKSAGTFTLVDDYGHHPVEMAATLAAARGAFPGRRLVLAFQPHRYTRTRDCFEDFVKVLGTVDALLLAEVYAAGEAPIVAADGRALTRALRVAGKVEPVFVEQIDEMPQAILNAVRPGDVVVTMGAGTIGTVPGQLVSQQAGGQA; encoded by the coding sequence ATGAAGCACATCGTCAAGAACATCCATTTCGTAGGCATCGGCGGCGCCGGCATGAGCGGCATCGCCGAGGTCCTATTGAACCTGGGCTACAAGGTCTCGGGGTCCGACGTGGGCAGCAATGCCGCCACGCGGCGCCTCGCGTCGCTCGGCGCGACCGTGATGCACGGGCATGATGCCGCCAACGTCAACGGTGCCAACGCCGTGGTGGTGTCCACCGCCGTGACCAACGATAACCCCGAGGTGCTGGCCGCGCGCGCCAAGCGCATCCCGGTGGTGCCGCGCGCGGTGATGCTGGCCGAGCTGATGCGGCTGAAGCAGGGCGTGGCCATCGCCGGCACGCATGGCAAGACCACCACCACCAGCCTGGTGGCGTCGGTGCTGGCTGAGGGCGGACTCGATCCCACCTTCGTGATCGGCGGCCGGCTCAACTCGGCGGGCGCCAACGCGCGCCTGGGCACGGGCGACTTTATCGTGGCCGAGGCCGACGAGTCGGATGCCTCGTTCCTGAACCTGTTCCCCGTGATCGAGGTCATCACCAACATCGACGCCGACCACATGGACACCTACGGGCATGACTTTGCCCGGCTCAAGCAGGCGTTTGTGGAGTTCACCCAGCGCCTGCCGTTCTATGGCATCGCCGTGCTGTGCGTGGACGACCCCAACGTGCGCGAGATCATGCCGTTCGTGTCCAAGCCGATCGTGCGCTACGGCTTTGCCGAAGATGCGCAGGTGCGCGCGGTCAATGCCCGCGCCGTCGACGGCCAGATGCATTTCACCGTGCTGCGCCAGTTGAACGGACACGCCGAGGCGCCGCTGGAGGTGGTGCTGAACCTCCCAGGCATGCACAACATCCAGAACGCGCTGGCGGCGATTGCCATCGCGACCGAGCTGGAAGTGCCGGACGCCGCCATCGTCAAGGCGCTGCGCGAGTTCCACGGGGTGGGACGCCGCTTCCAGCGCTATGGCGAAGTGGCCTGCGTCGGCACCAACGAGCAGGGCGAGGCCAAGAGCGCGGGCACCTTCACGCTGGTGGACGACTACGGCCACCATCCGGTCGAGATGGCCGCGACGCTGGCCGCTGCGCGCGGTGCGTTCCCGGGGCGCCGGCTGGTGCTGGCGTTCCAGCCGCACCGCTATACCCGCACGCGTGACTGCTTTGAGGACTTCGTCAAGGTGCTGGGCACCGTGGATGCGCTGCTGCTGGCGGAGGTCTATGCCGCCGGCGAAGCCCCGATCGTGGCCGCCGATGGCCGCGCGCTGACGCGCGCGCTGCGCGTGGCAGGCAAGGTTGAACCCGTTTTTGTGGAGCAGATCGACGAAATGCCGCAGGCTATCCTGAACGCCGTGCGTCCCGGCGACGTGGTGGTGACGATGGGCGCGGGCACGATCGGTACCGTGCCCGGACAACTGGTTTCGCAGCAAGCCGGGGGGCAGGCATGA